The Schistocerca americana isolate TAMUIC-IGC-003095 chromosome 5, iqSchAmer2.1, whole genome shotgun sequence genome includes a window with the following:
- the LOC124616397 gene encoding piggyBac transposable element-derived protein 4-like, translating to MVKRSRLSDSEIEKLLLESDDNFSDSSESFQDTDVEASESDFDSETSDDETLLQQTEPSEFLHASSVRIQYLFSGNSGTVVPLKQNDVMSCFMCFVDDALCTMKAEQTNLYTELVIASHPNLAARSRVHSWQNTTCNEVKTLIGMLGLQGILHKPDHKMYFSKRESVDTPFFRKVMNEKRFHLLLKFLDFADNTSYDPLGTISRKLFKIHPIMEHLWRKFRSVYMPERNITIDESLLLWKGRLGWQQYIPSKRSRFGIKLYKLCESSSSHYPDEKITSRIVLELAHDLLRKGHCIYLDNWYTSTDLVDKLTSNNTDVVGTMWQDRKGFPVFIKKEKLKKGEYITGYKGKQMVMKWKDKRDVVMVSTFHDDTFVIVNSKKGIVQKPQVVTDYNKNMGGMDRCNSQLQSYQMARSRLKKYYQRLFRHLLDIACYNAYILYKKHGGEQRTSVGRPPRTPKATRLTARHFPDLLLATTKKRPRWCVVCTRKGLHKETSYWCTECEVSLCAAPCFKMFHTENDIFEHNKELCHISAKYLEILGNYSDLSSTLEKKNSVFIIRFYQ from the exons ATGGTGAAAAGAAGTCGTTTATCTGATTCAGAGATTGAGAAACTGCTTTTAGAAAGTGACGATAATTTCAGTGACAGTTCTGAAAGTTTTCAAGATACAGATGTTGAGGCTAGTGAAAGTGACTTCGATTCAGAAACATCTGACGACGAGACACTACTGCAGCAGACGGAACCTAGTGAATTTCTGCATGCCAGTTCAGTTCGTATTCAATATTTGTTCAGTGGTAATAGTGGTACAGTTGTGCCTCTAAAACAAAATGATGTGATGAgttgttttatgtgttttgtggatgatgctttgtgCACAATGAAAGCTGAACAGACGAACTTATATACAGAACTGGTCATAGCTTCTCATCCCAATTTAGCAGCACGCTCCAGGGTTCACAGTTGGCAGAATACTACATGCAATGAGGTAAAAACACTTATTGGAATGCTTGGACTTCAAGGAATTCTTCACAAACCAGACCACAAAATGTACTTTTCAAAGAGGGAATCAGTTGACACACCTTTCTTCAGGAAAGTGATGAATGAAAAGCGGTTTCATCTTCTATTGAAATTCCTCGACTTTGCTGACAATACCTCATACGATCCACTAGGTACTATCAGCAGAAAGCTATTCAAAATTCACCCCATTATGGAGCATCTGTGGCGTAAATTCAGATCAGTGTACATGCCAGAAAGGAACATCACCATTGACGAATCGTTGTTGCTCTGGAAAGGACGGCTTGGATGGCAGCAGTATATTCCATCAAAGCGTAGCAGATTTGGCATCAAATTGTACAAACTCTGTGAAAGCAGTTCCAG CCACTATCCAGATGAAAAAATAACCTCTCGAATTGTTTTGGAGCTTGCACATGATCTACTCAGGAAAGGCCACTGTATTTATCTTGACAACTGGTACACCAGTACAGATTTGGTGGACAAACTAACCAGCAATAACACTGATGTTGTAGGCACAATGTGGCAAGACAGGAAGGGGTTCCCTGTCttcataaaaaaggaaaaactgaagaaaggggagtacataacagggtacaaaggcaagcagatggtaatgaaatggaaagacaaaagaGACGTTGTTATGGTCAGCACCTTCCATGATGATACATTTGTAATTGTAAACTCGAAGAAGGGAATCGTTCAAAAGCCACAAGTTGTCACTGACTACAACAAGAATATGGGGGGCATGGATAGGTGCAATTCTCAGTTACAAAGCTACCAGATGGCCAGAAGCAGGCTGAAAAAATACTATCAGAGGCTTTTCCGCCACTTGTTGGACATTGCATGCTACAATGCATATATTCTGTACAAGAAGCATGGTGGCGAACAAA GGACATCAGTAGGACGCCCACCTCGAACACCAAAAGCAACACGCCTTACAGCCAGGCATTTTCCAGACCTTCTGCTAGCCACAACGAAGAAAAGACCAAGGTGGTGTGTGGTGTGTACAAGAAAAGGCCTTCACAAAGAGACTTCGTACTGGTGCACAGAATGTGAAGTTTCCTTGTGTGCAGCaccttgttttaaaatgtttcacactgaaaacgatat ttttgaacataaCAAAGAATTGTGCCATATTTCGGCAAAATATTTGGAAATACTTGGAAATTATAGTGATCTTAGCTCAACTCTGGAGAAAAAGAATAGTGTATTCATAATTAGATTCTATCAGTAG